CGGTCAGGAGCGCAAGGTCCAGCGTGGAAACCGCCTTCGTGTTCTGCCTTACCTCCTCGACCTTGTCGCTCAGGTACCTTTCCACCGCCCGGACGTGCTCCTCCTCCTCTTCACTCCTTACAACGAGTTTTTGGCCGAGCATATGCAGTTCAACCGAGTTCTTCACGTCCCTCCACCCCTCCTACGTCCCTTCATGAAGCTGATTACTGGATCAGGTTATCGAGCCTGGCCAGGAGCGCGTCCACCCTGCCCCGAACCTTGCCCCTTTCCTGGTCGAGTTGCTTGAGCTTCTTCTCGAGCCCCTCTATCTCCAGGTCTTTCAGCCGGACGAGCTTTTTTGCCCCCGTGCTCGCCTCGCGCAGGTCTTCGTAGTCCTTTAACAGCCGATTGACCCTCTCTTCGAGTTTTTCGAACTCGCTCAATCCAACCCTTCAATCTTCCGACTTTACGACCGATTACATAATACGATTTTCCCCGTGGGAAGTCAAGGGGTACTCCCGCCGCCGCGGGCCGCCTTTGTTGCCGGTTTATCTCGACAGTGCCCGGAGAAGCCCGAGCGCCCCTTCATGCCCGGGCCTGAGCCTCAAGACCTCTTCCGCCTCTCTTCTCGCCTCTTCCCCCAGCCCCTTCCGCCCGTAGGCGAGGGCCAGGTTATAGTGCGCCCCCACGTGGTCCG
This window of the Thermodesulfobacteriota bacterium genome carries:
- a CDS encoding cell division protein ZapA, translating into MKNSVELHMLGQKLVVRSEEEEEHVRAVERYLSDKVEEVRQNTKAVSTLDLALLTALNVTGEFIKLKETLDNFERRSEELTKLIDRRVA
- the zapB gene encoding cell division protein ZapB, whose translation is MSEFEKLEERVNRLLKDYEDLREASTGAKKLVRLKDLEIEGLEKKLKQLDQERGKVRGRVDALLARLDNLIQ